The Ananas comosus cultivar F153 linkage group 6, ASM154086v1, whole genome shotgun sequence genome segment GGAGCATCACTCGCTTTAACGGTCACATTAATTATGTGTTATGCTCTAATTAAGCCCATTAAAACAAACACCGCACCAAAATCCTGAAGTGAAGGGACAATTAAATGGCTCAACTCAAAGGAATTAAAAGATTgggtagcaaaatcaaaattttaaaggtcGGGTAGTAGAATCAAAATGCatcatagttcaggtaagttccATAACATTTTTACCAACttttatctataattttatatgaatcACTGTATACAAATTTGTGCCTAACTTagtaataatattatatgtCACTTTCTTATAGTTCTTTTTACATAATCCATTATTTCGCTTCTTCATCAGATGTATAGATGCTTTCTTGACAATGAATCTACcaaaaaaatagtagaatttCTCAATCATGAAAATTCTGATGTtgctcatttatttatttatatatttaattttttgagagTTAAAAATATTACATGGCAAGGAATGATGCACTTCTAGTTGTATAGCTACTCATTGTTGGAGGGCAACCTTTAATCTAAATTTTCTTTATGAACTAACCAGTGAACTTTTCAAAACATGTTCTTATTGAAAACGCCTATAACATATGCTCTTTCTCTCGTGTATGGTTGAGTGTGCATCACTGTACTGGAATTTTTTGCTATTACTATAATTAAACACCTTCCCCTTAATTATGTTTGCTTACATTCTCATCTCACTTGGAGACGCCTACTTAGTTTCTCTTTGTAATCACTTCTTTTAGCATTTTGTAGGTGATATCCATCAAGGTTATTCGCAATAAGCAAACTGGAATGTCAGAGGGATATGGCTTTGTAGAGTTCTATACACATGAAGCAGCTGAAAAAGCACTCCAAAGCTTTGCTGGTCATATAATGCCTAACACTGATCAGCCTTTTAGGCTGAACTGGGCATCCTTCAGCATGGGAGATAGGCGCTCTAATATTGCTTCTGATCACTCCATTTTTGTGGGGGATTTAGCTTCCGATGTCACTGATGAAACACTGCAGGAAGTTTTTGCTAGCAAGTATCCATCAGTGAAAGGTGCAAAAGTTGTCATGGATGCAAACACAGGGCGTTCAAAGGGTTACGGTTTTGTTAGGTTTGGAAACGCTGATGAGAAGGCACTAGCGATGAATGAAATGAATGGTGTATATTGCTCTAGTAGGCCTATGCGGATCGGTCCTGCGACCCCCAGAAAGTTTTCAGGTACATTTTAGAATTGTACAAAAATATTGCGTGCATGCATGTAAATTATTTATGCTTGTGAACTTCTGAATAGCTTGTTGTagctgttttttctttttttttttgtagctgTTTTTATGCTTGTGAACTTCTGAATAGCTTGTTgtagctttatttttttcttttttttttttttgggtctgcAATGGTGTTTCATTGTGTTATTTTATGCTTTATTATGCATTTTAATGTATAATCAACTACCTAATTACAATTTATAGTTTCACGTTTTGGCTCATTGTCTTTGTTATTTGGTATTACACGGTGGTTAGCATGTTAGTAGAGAGTATTATTTGTCTTTGGTTTGATGAAATGACCCTCTGGCCATTGCATTTGCACTTGGTAATGTTTCTCTTGGTATACTTTCTGATAGGTCCCCTCGTAGCTCATATGACTCAGAAATGCTATTTATAGTGGAGAAGTGAACTGACCTTCTTCCCTTGACTCTTTATAGATATGACATGTCTTAATGCAACTGAACTCTCAATTTGTGAATCTAGCACTAGTGGACTCATTGTGGCAGATTAAATGTGGTAGCCAGATGTAAGTTTCATGGAAATATATATGTTGCAACTTTGTATTATGGATTCCGATATACGTCAACTTATTTAGGATACCTTTGTTCGTAGGACTCATTTACAAGTTTTATGGTGCTCAAACTAATCGAAGAAAACAAACAAACTAGATTCTTCTTTGTGTCAGCCTAATATCTGCTATAAAATCTTTCTATTGATACCACACCCAGCTGCAGAAGGTATCTAAGCTGATTAATGCTATATGTATGGTTCCGCCTTTAGCCTAATACGAGAATGATGTCTGGTTTACTGGTCTACTATTTTCTGATATTGGTTCTTAATGATTGTAAGTTGCTATATATAAATCATTAATTGGTCGAACAAATCATTTTGCTTATAACGTAAGATTATTTTCTCTTAGTTGATTTAACTGGTGGTTGTTTGTTTAGTTTTTTAACGAGTCTTTGATCCTAGGTGGTTCTGCACCCAATGGTGCGTCAGCACAATCTGATGGAGATTCAACAAACACAACAGTGAGTGATGGTTCTTCCTCTGGAGCTGTTTGTGTATGCTTAcattttctgtaatttatctTATTGCTGGTCTAGGTATTTGTTGGAGGGCTCGACCCAAATGTCAGCGAAGAGGATCTCAGGGAAGCCTTTTCTCAGTATGGTGAGGTAGCTTCAATAAAAATCCCAGTTGGAAAACAATGTGGGTTTGTGCACTTTGTTGAGAGGTAAACCCTAATAAATCTTTGATTTTGTAAGCCTAATAGCTTGGCTTATCTATCATGCTTTTTAGTTACCAAAATAATCTTGCACATTTTAGAAATGCAACATCTTTTCCCTTTGGCAGAAAGAATGCGGAAGAAGCATTACAAGGGCTGAATGGGAAAGTTATTGGGAACCAAACGGTTCGTCTTTCATGGGGTCGTCACCCATCAAGTAAACAGGTAAGTCTTGGTAGCATTACTTGGTTCTTATCATAGGCTTAAATCTCTATATAACAATACTTCCTCCTAATAGATTATATGTTGCGAGCATTTGCAGTTTTCTTCCTTCTCATAGATTATCCGAGTAGATTTATGAAGCTTTGATGGATGCGTtaattctttgattattttattttaactcaAAAAAATAACTGGTGTAATGGTCACGGATAAACCAAGGAGTTTGCGAATATTAAAAGTGAGTCAAAAAAGCACGATTTGTCTTTGATGGAGTTAATTGAATTTTATGTCCAGAACCTTCCTGGCTAATGGATTCGTGCCAGATTTCGATTCAGATTATTAACTTACAGTTAAAGTTGATTATGTACTATACAGTTGAAGTAAAAACACCTTTTCTTTTCCCCTAATTCATTATCTGGCTCTGTTTTCTGTAGCCGAGGGCAGATGCTGGCACTCAGTGGAACGGTATGTACTACGGAACACCATTTTACAACGGATATGGTTACGCCACACCTCCTATGCATCCGAGCATGTATCCTGCCGCATATGGGGCATATTCCATATACGGAAGTCAGCAACAGGTGAACTGAAGAGCGCCTTTTCCGAACCGGCTTAAATGAGCAGCGACAAGTAGATGGGTATTAGGTGAGTTAAATGCAGTAACTAGCTATTTATagtagattatttttaaaaccAGCATAAGTCTCTGTTTGACTTCTTTAAGTTTTCTGtcaaattctttaaaaaattttgattggaTTTTGGAAGTAAGCACGGTAATTGTAAACCTGTTTACGCGTGAGCTTTTAAGTCCAACATTTGTAACGACGGTCATTAATAATGCTAGCCTACTAGAATTCATATACTAAAGTTATGAATGTTAAATTGTGCTGCAATGCACAAACAAATAAAGGCTTGTTTCTGCTATGGTTAATCTCCTCTCTTCGAAAATATAATACTAAGAAGGTACTACTTATGTGGCATCTTTGTCCTTTCACCATAATATGTGTTGGGATAAAGTGGAAAAATGGACACCTTTTGTCACATGAATGGAAAGAGAGAGCAAACTTCTGTGGGGATGCCCCTGTTTGCTTCTTTTTAATGGAATCACTCCAAAGAGAGAGGGCAAATATCATTTTAAGTTTGGATGAAAACATCAATTCATCCACATGGTGTGGACTGTGGATACTGATTGATGTTGTTCTACCGGTAACGATCGGAACATTTATTAGAGCACAATTTAGTTTTCACTTGAGCAACTACAATTTATGTAATGCAGTGTTTGGTTAGAGAATTGTTATTTGTGGAATAGTAGGGATATGCTGGATAAGAGTATTGATTCAAGTTGATATAACCATGCCATTTGGTTTGAGAAATTGCACATTTCATTATCTCATACTTATGCATAGATTTGCTATCCTTATAAATTGGGCAGTGTACTATTcccatcttatatatatatatatccctcaTTAACATGCCATTTGGTTTGAGATATAACCATGCCATTTGGTTTGAGAAATTCCCATCTTAAAGTACTGTCTAAGCTAAATTGGTCTTTTTATGAAGCTTATTTATATCCTTTCTCACTAAACTAGATTGTCTCTAAACTCTCTGGACCACTAATCTGCAAACTGTTCGACTTTCAATGCTTCATCTACTTGAGCACGCGAGGTCACATTAGTGGGTCCAGATCAATCATTCGTGTCCGAACCCAATCTCACTGGTGTTTGTGGCTCGCAAATTACGATTGTGACTAGACTTATCTCCAAGACAATACCGATTATGACCATGGCTCAATTTGCTTCGTTCCTTTGTACAATTACTAATATCCGATCCAGATCCAATCGCTAGTGATGTGCCTTACACATAAAAACGGCAAATCAAATTCGTTCATATTTGTTTCTTATTCTTTTATAAAAACTAGAATTATGCCTTATGAAAGATCTTTTTTTTAACGCGTATCAGCTTAAGAATCAATTGAGTCATAAAGATTAaagtttaattataatttaaatatagtttatatatatatattatgctcaTGAATCCTATGATAATAAATGAATGTCACGTGGTTAGCACATGTGCACCCACTCATGCACATGCGcatgtgtgagagagagaaagagagagagagagagagagagagagagaggagccaAAATGTTTGGTAGGTTTGGTAGCCTCCGTTTGGATTTTATGGAGTACCATTCTACCATTCACTCATCCTTCACGTGATACTAACAACActtactttttttcttcctttttttttttttttttctcgaccTCCCAAGAAtacacctttttcttttttaacttttgattttgtttcttttacttcttttatttCCTTTCCATTCTTTTAATTACTAATTTACTACAGTTGTTAAGTGAATGAGGATGTTAATTGTTTTGTATTCctattttggagaaaaaaacCTTTGTCGCTtcatttttgccttttttttattgtttaaaagAGATCTGCGAAGATATAAGGATGTTTTCACTTCtgattttagttatataaaaatacttttaaaaatgctTATTTTCCAGAGCCAAACAAGCCAAAAATTGAAAGAGGGGTCTCCACAGAAAactttttttctgaattttttttactctttttcgaTAAACC includes the following:
- the LOC109711746 gene encoding polyadenylate-binding protein RBP47-like translates to MQHTAAKVGGGGGEPRQRPQWAAAPYSPAPAMAMPHQMIAAPPPQFPQHFVPFRHPPPPPPSPSPQRYQGAAAAAAPGGGEENRAIWVGDLHYWMDENYLHSCFAHTGEVISIKVIRNKQTGMSEGYGFVEFYTHEAAEKALQSFAGHIMPNTDQPFRLNWASFSMGDRRSNIASDHSIFVGDLASDVTDETLQEVFASKYPSVKGAKVVMDANTGRSKGYGFVRFGNADEKALAMNEMNGVYCSSRPMRIGPATPRKFSGGSAPNGASAQSDGDSTNTTVFVGGLDPNVSEEDLREAFSQYGEVASIKIPVGKQCGFVHFVERKNAEEALQGLNGKVIGNQTVRLSWGRHPSSKQPRADAGTQWNGMYYGTPFYNGYGYATPPMHPSMYPAAYGAYSIYGSQQQVN